The following are encoded in a window of Rhizobium bangladeshense genomic DNA:
- a CDS encoding adenylate/guanylate cyclase domain-containing protein → MNARTFPRLKMGRAVAALLLLAVLSTAALVHLVWYHAATQNIEAVVASLDAQSTAAVRNELASNLALVSSSAEIVRSVFFQGAIRPDDEVKREFLFLSLLREQPAITWIGFGFPDGRFFGAHALPDGKIEMVEIGQAPPGKSRPLRRDLYRPIPGDIFFENRLKAESVYVPEGSPWYRLGRTSAEPAWSFVNILPNGFEPAIVVSKKVEVFGHFEGVVMVAVSLHRLSAILGGLKIPEGSKAFVLARDDAVLATSEPTDGLVAAHLKDFAASDALAAAVALATGRDEADRSRMQVASKSLGPIFVSSGKLPFEDWRLVTAIPRATFAGDIDANTERLIFIIGGIAVLAAVTAVLFARILFSRPLSRLAEQLHMIERFELDAVHHRPALLTELDEFSSALKRMSSGLSAFARFMPVEVVRPLVDGGVQPRPGGELRELTVLFADLPGFTELTEELGAGVEPSLTRFLTLSIAAIHAEGGTVDKFIGDAVMAIWNAPGDEPDHALRACRAASAIRDAMHAMAPIAPKHDAIRVRIGINTGVALVGNIGSTERLSYTAIGDAVNLASRLVGVAKDKGVEIALSDETFRRTHGLLDARLLGCVRIRGKMTPVRVHTIDPVVPAD, encoded by the coding sequence ATGAACGCTAGAACATTCCCACGGCTGAAAATGGGACGTGCGGTCGCTGCCCTGCTACTGCTTGCGGTTTTGTCGACGGCAGCGCTCGTTCATCTCGTGTGGTATCACGCAGCGACCCAGAACATCGAAGCGGTAGTGGCCAGCCTGGACGCTCAGAGCACCGCTGCGGTTCGCAATGAGCTAGCCTCAAACCTGGCCTTGGTATCGAGCAGCGCCGAGATCGTCAGATCTGTCTTCTTTCAGGGTGCGATCAGGCCAGACGACGAGGTGAAGCGTGAGTTCCTGTTCCTGTCGCTGCTTCGTGAGCAGCCGGCAATCACCTGGATCGGCTTCGGCTTCCCCGATGGCCGCTTCTTCGGCGCGCATGCGCTGCCGGATGGTAAGATCGAAATGGTGGAGATCGGCCAGGCACCGCCGGGAAAGTCGCGTCCTTTGCGCCGCGATCTCTATAGGCCGATCCCCGGAGACATCTTTTTCGAAAATCGCCTGAAGGCCGAGAGCGTCTACGTTCCGGAGGGCTCGCCATGGTACAGACTTGGCCGGACCAGCGCGGAGCCGGCATGGAGTTTCGTCAATATCCTTCCAAACGGCTTCGAACCGGCCATCGTAGTCTCGAAGAAGGTCGAGGTATTCGGGCATTTCGAGGGGGTGGTGATGGTGGCGGTCAGCCTGCATCGGCTGTCGGCCATTCTAGGAGGGCTCAAGATACCTGAAGGCAGCAAGGCCTTCGTGCTGGCGCGGGATGACGCGGTACTCGCGACATCCGAGCCCACCGACGGTCTCGTCGCTGCCCATCTCAAGGATTTCGCCGCGTCTGATGCCCTGGCGGCGGCAGTCGCCCTGGCCACGGGGAGGGACGAGGCTGATCGCTCCCGCATGCAGGTAGCAAGCAAGTCCCTCGGTCCGATCTTCGTGTCATCTGGCAAGTTGCCGTTCGAGGACTGGCGGCTGGTCACCGCAATACCGCGGGCTACTTTTGCCGGCGATATCGATGCCAATACCGAGAGACTGATTTTCATCATCGGGGGAATTGCCGTGTTGGCGGCCGTGACGGCGGTCCTTTTTGCCAGGATTCTCTTCTCTCGGCCACTATCGCGCCTTGCCGAGCAGCTGCACATGATCGAGAGGTTTGAGCTCGACGCCGTGCACCATCGACCGGCGCTGTTGACCGAACTCGATGAGTTCTCCTCCGCCCTCAAGCGCATGTCGAGCGGCCTTTCCGCGTTTGCCCGCTTCATGCCGGTCGAGGTCGTTCGTCCCCTTGTCGATGGCGGTGTCCAGCCCCGACCAGGGGGCGAGCTCAGGGAGCTAACGGTGCTGTTTGCCGACCTGCCGGGGTTCACGGAACTCACGGAAGAGCTCGGCGCGGGTGTCGAACCAAGCCTGACGCGCTTTCTGACCCTTTCAATTGCCGCTATTCATGCCGAGGGCGGCACAGTCGACAAATTCATTGGGGATGCAGTAATGGCGATCTGGAATGCGCCCGGCGATGAACCGGATCACGCATTGCGCGCGTGCCGCGCCGCGTCGGCGATTCGTGACGCGATGCATGCCATGGCGCCGATCGCGCCCAAGCACGATGCGATTCGCGTTCGTATCGGTATCAACACGGGTGTAGCGCTTGTCGGCAATATCGGCTCGACAGAACGCCTGAGCTATACGGCGATCGGCGACGCCGTCAATCTCGCCAGCCGGCTCGTTGGCGTGGCCAAGGACAAAGGCGTGGAGATTGCGTTGAGCGACGAAACTTTTCGGAGGACGCATGGCCTTCTCGATGCGAGGCTGCTTGGCTGCGTCCGCATACGGGGAAAGATGACGCCGGTCCGTGTGCACACGATCGACCCGGTGGTTCCGGCGGACTGA
- a CDS encoding DUF3307 domain-containing protein, with amino-acid sequence MLLLTMLIWLQVKHFMADYVLQAEWMIGGKGNLRKAGPYAHAGIHAVATTPILWLSIKDSSWIVVIACGEFLVHFLIDHLKAIHGHRQPHPMNTRSFWVLHGADQLAHHLTYSAILAITFWHGNLPNG; translated from the coding sequence ATGCTGCTGCTCACGATGCTGATTTGGTTGCAGGTCAAGCATTTCATGGCTGACTATGTGCTGCAGGCCGAATGGATGATTGGCGGCAAAGGGAACCTGAGGAAAGCCGGGCCCTATGCCCACGCGGGCATCCACGCCGTCGCCACCACGCCAATCCTCTGGCTTTCAATCAAGGATTCTAGCTGGATTGTTGTCATTGCCTGCGGCGAGTTTCTGGTCCATTTCCTGATAGACCATCTGAAGGCCATCCACGGTCATCGTCAGCCGCACCCTATGAATACGCGTTCATTTTGGGTGCTGCATGGTGCCGATCAGCTGGCTCATCATCTCACCTATTCGGCGATTTTGGCTATTACGTTCTGGCATGGTAACCTCCCCAACGGATAA